A stretch of DNA from Schizosaccharomyces osmophilus chromosome 2, complete sequence:
aaaacatttttaGGTAAGAAATTTAAAGGGGTGTACTTGGCTGTACggattttatttcttggaaaaaaaCGTTTGGCTTCGCCGGTGTCATCCAGTTCAGATTCAGGTAAAGCCAAATTAAAGTAAAGGGATCTAGGAAGACGCTGGAGGGCGGTCCAAGACTCCAAATTGTCATGATCGTACTGTTCCAATTCGACCTTGGCGGCATCTGCCAAAGGGATGTTCAGACGAGTAGCCAGTCTATAAACCCTCAGGCGAGTGGCCTTTAAGCTGGGGACCCAGCTTTTGAACCTATTGCTTTTGGCGGAAGATTCTGACATGCAAgcaattgaaggaaatgaatttcgaaaaacgaaagaaaaataaatcaagtATCAACGGAACAATATTTTAATAGGTACGGATAAGAAatttagagaaaaaaaaattttggaaacaaagaaaagaaagaatcaaacaacaattttttcGCAGAGGAATTATATACAAGAATGATGACAGAAATCTTGGTTCTCCAAATAAATACGTTCAATGCTTATATAATCAATTATAAGATTTTATACTTGCTAAAGATAGCAATCGTTTGGTGGAGTAGGACAGCGGATCGGAAGGATTATCGCCCGAATTTAGCGGCCGTAAGACTTTAGTAGCTCACACCTCAATTCGGCTTGTGTTAGATTTGCCGAGATGAAATTAACAacgaaattaaaaaataaacacaATTTCTACTTGAAAACCCTCAATTTCCgcaaaaagagagaatCCAGTCATAAAAAGTGTTTGGCTGTGGTCAGAATTGTTGCGAACAGAAGGTAACATGCATGAGTCATGCAGCGAAAACGCGTGTAAGGAATAACAGTGATGAGCCGAGCCTTCTACGTCATTTCTCCTAATCGTTGTAAAggtaatttgtttttcgttACGAGAATATTAACTGTACGATAGTACGATACAAAGAAGACAGCTGCAAGAAGTGGGATGAGAACAACTTGTAGTTGTGATCGTAGCTAGAATGGAATGAGGTGAAAAAAGGGGAAAACAATTGTGCCTGAATGAGTTTTTCAGGCACAATTAAATTGCATCCCGAACAAACATCGATTCTTTACGCCATAGCTTCCCATATaggaatgaaaatgaacatcaaacttgtttcaaaaaaaatgtttttcataaacaCTACCTTGCTTCTGGGAATGGTCATTTCGCTCTTACAAAACTTCGTAACACTTATTTTATCAGATCCACTTTTTACGTTCTCACTGTTTACCAATGCACCACCCTAATCCGCAGTATGCACAATTCCGATATGCAACAGTATCACTATCCCGGACAGGTCGATATTGTAAGGCCTCGGATTGGTTCGTTGGGACGAATCACttcctttccttccttcCACCTCTGTTTATAGAGGACTGGGAGGTCCTTGGAATTTACCAACTTTCCAACACATTTCTCTTTCGTTTTCGCGTCTTTTTCGGTTTGAGCGCCTTTTTAGTCCGTAAGAGTCTTGTTTGCTTGTGGAACGGTCGGTTTCGTCTCTAGCACGCttgaattgctttttggaaaggaTTTGGTCCTCAGTGGATTTGTCttggtttcctttttctttttttccttgcttATTGTATGCAGATTTGGTTGTCTAAACTGTAGTGATCCGCTAATTTATCGTCTTTTTGCACTTCTGTCGTCTTGTCCTaagcttcattttctcattttttgctttcctaATTTGACTTGTCGCGAACCATGCCTATTAATACGTGCTATCCCATTGGAACCCGCAAGTCCAAACTCGCGGTTATTCAATCTGAAATTGTTCATAAGCAACTGAAGGAAAATCACCCTGAATTCGATTTTCCCATCATGAGTCGCGACACCATCGGCGACGAAATTCTCTCGAAAGCTTTGTTTGAGTTTAAACACCAAGTCGCTAAATCCTTGTGGACTCGAGAACTCGAAGCCCTACTCATCGTCAACCAATGCCGAATGCTCGTTCATTCTCTTAAGGACTTACCCGTTGAAATGCCGAAAGGTATGACCATTGCTTGTATTCCACGCCGCAACTGTCCTCTAGATGCCATTGTCTTCCCCAAAGGATCCCCTTACAAGTCGGTTGCTAACCTTCCTCCTGGAAGCGTTATCGGCACTAGCAGTATTCGTCGTCGCGCTCTTTTGGCTCGCCATTTCCCCCATCTTCGATTTTTCGATATTCGAGGAAATGTAGGAACTCGTTTATCCAAGCTTGATGACCCAGAATCTCCTTTCTCTTGTCTCGTGTTGGCCGCTGCAGGCCTTTTCCGTCTCGGATTAAAAGACCGCGTTTCTCAAATGCTATCGGCTCCTTTCAACTATTATGCAGTTGGTCAAGGTGCCCTCGCTATTGAGGTTCGTGAAGAcgataaagaaattattgaaCTTTTGAAGCCTCTTCAAGACACTGAAACCACCTATTGCTGCGTCGCTGAGCGCGCCTTAATGAAACGATTGGACGGTGGTTGTGCTATCCCAATTGGTGTTCAGTGTGATTCCTTGGCAGTTTCAagctcttcttttcaagtCTCTTTGGACGGCATTGTTGTTTCTGCCGATGGCTTACGGTCTGCTTTCGCCTCAGGTAACCGCGTCATCAATTCTATTGAAGACGCTGAGGATTTGGGCACTCAAGTCGCGTTGTCCTTGCTCAAGAACGGAGCTGGTCCCATTTTGGCAGAACACCATCGCAGTAGTGATAGTGAGGACTCTACAAAACAAGCATAGagctttattatttataatgGGTTATTCCAATACTTGTATTATActcatcttttttcttttaatttttttttttttttttttttttaaaaaaaaaactcgTTTTGTTAATCCCTATCGAACGAAATcgctttttatttttgttaatatCTACTTTAATTTACAATCTAATATAAGTCTTTGACGAGCATCAGATTCTTACATTTAACGTCGACCTTGCCGTTCTACTTTCTTTCCcgtttttcttggttttttcGGTCCCTTGGCTATTCTATGCTTTATCATTGGGAATCATACATGAATATCCTCTTAAAACTTATATTTACTGTAATGAATcgaaaataaatactttCTTGTTCAACTTTATCATtcataaaccaaaaaaaaagcttttttaaaatattctGTTCTAATTTATATGCCATACGCGGCACTCGCCGTCATCACCACCCGAAACAAGCTTATCGTTTCCTAACCAGGCTATAGAATTAATTTCATAAACATCATGTGcgccttctttttcaatggaaACCCTCCAAATATTATCATCATGTTGCTCACTTTCATAAACAACAATTTTTCCATCGCTACCAGCGGATGCTAATACTTTGTCATTTAACCAAGAAAGTGAGTACACTGCACCTTTATGCAGATGAGGCAAAGTTGCCTTTCTTATCCATTCTTCTCGTAAAGATGGTCGAAGGATATTTGTAGAGTTACTGATAGCTTCAGATTCATTGCTAAACGTCTTTGTCCATAATATTATGTTGCCCTCGTTATCTCCAGAGGCCAAAATTGACCCAGTGGAGGAGAAGGCAAGAGCCCAAACGGTGCTTTCATGGCCTTGCAATTGGCATGTCAAAGCCCAATCATCACCATCATCTCTCCAAAAGCAAATCGAATCATCATAACTTCCACTAACGAGAAGATCCTCAGACGGATGCCAAGCTACAACCTTGACATCTTGTGTATGCTCTTGAAGGACTGCCATACAGTCGAACTCGTCATCTTCGGTAGTTTCCCAAATCCAAACTGACTTATCACGCGAGCAAGTAGCAAGAAAGTTTCCACCAGGAGACCAAGCAATACATTTTACTTCATTCTCATGCCCCTCGAGAGCAGCTGTACATTCCCAATCGTcgtcaattttttcattaatacTTATTGTAGCATCAAAAGAAGCCGCTGCAAGTATAGGTCGATCGACAGGGCGCCAAGCAACCCTGCGGACACTACGGGAATGGAATCCATCTATTACATGCACAAGTTGA
This window harbors:
- the hem3 gene encoding hydroxymethylbilane synthase Hem3, which produces MPINTCYPIGTRKSKLAVIQSEIVHKQLKENHPEFDFPIMSRDTIGDEILSKALFEFKHQVAKSLWTRELEALLIVNQCRMLVHSLKDLPVEMPKGMTIACIPRRNCPLDAIVFPKGSPYKSVANLPPGSVIGTSSIRRRALLARHFPHLRFFDIRGNVGTRLSKLDDPESPFSCLVLAAAGLFRLGLKDRVSQMLSAPFNYYAVGQGALAIEVREDDKEIIELLKPLQDTETTYCCVAERALMKRLDGGCAIPIGVQCDSLAVSSSSFQVSLDGIVVSADGLRSAFASGNRVINSIEDAEDLGTQVALSLLKNGAGPILAEHHRSSDSEDSTKQA